In a genomic window of Bacilli bacterium:
- the pyrH gene encoding UMP kinase, which translates to MEQPKYRRVVLKLSGEALSGGKGYGIDAETIASIAGQVKAVVALNVQVAIVVGGGNIWRGISGSAKGMDRATADYMGMLATVMNSLALQDSLEKIGVPTRVQTSIEMQQIAEPYIRRRAIRHLEKGRVVIFAAGTGNPYFSTDTTAALRAAEIEAEVILMAKNKVDGVYSADPFKDAKAQKFETLTYMDVLNKNLGVMDSTASSLCMDNDIPLIVFSITDNGNIKRAVLGEKIGTTVKGSVE; encoded by the coding sequence ATGGAACAACCCAAATATCGGCGTGTCGTGCTGAAACTTAGCGGGGAAGCGTTGTCTGGCGGAAAGGGATACGGCATCGATGCGGAGACAATCGCGTCGATTGCCGGTCAAGTGAAGGCTGTCGTTGCATTAAATGTCCAGGTTGCCATCGTCGTTGGCGGAGGCAACATTTGGCGCGGCATTTCCGGGAGCGCCAAAGGCATGGACAGGGCGACCGCGGACTACATGGGGATGCTGGCCACCGTGATGAATTCGCTTGCCTTGCAGGATTCCCTGGAAAAAATCGGCGTGCCCACCCGCGTGCAAACTTCTATCGAAATGCAGCAAATCGCCGAACCGTACATTCGCAGAAGAGCCATTCGCCATCTGGAAAAAGGCAGAGTCGTCATTTTTGCCGCCGGAACCGGCAATCCGTATTTCTCAACGGATACGACAGCGGCGTTGCGCGCCGCGGAAATTGAAGCCGAAGTCATCCTGATGGCGAAAAATAAAGTTGACGGCGTATATTCCGCCGATCCGTTTAAAGACGCCAAAGCGCAAAAATTTGAGACGCTCACTTATATGGATGTATTGAATAAAAATCTTGGCGTGATGGATTCGACCGCATCATCGCTTTGCATGGATAACGACATTCCGTTGATCGTATTTTCAATTACGGATAATGGAAATATCAAGCGCGCCGTATTAGGCGAAAAAATCGGCACTACGGTGAAAGGGAGCGTTGAATGA
- a CDS encoding phosphatidate cytidylyltransferase translates to MKERILTGMLAGIGFLALLCWGGNLFSALLVVMALVSFYEFLRIYDFKPASPEAVLGFLIVLAYTVPWQAISGLPPVSMEKLLWLAFAAILLLPVMTKNKVNLPRASLIFTGTVYIGFGFHYMVATRALDDGLFWSLLMFVCIWATDSGAYFTGWAIGKHLLWPAISPKKTVEGALGGLALSVAAAIGFSLYAPQLLSLSHAVSLGILISLFSQFGDFVESALKRAQNVKDSGAILPGHGGVLDRVDSWLFVFPLVHAISAIGFL, encoded by the coding sequence TTGAAAGAGCGAATTTTGACCGGTATGTTGGCTGGAATCGGATTTTTGGCGCTCTTATGTTGGGGCGGAAACTTGTTTTCCGCTCTTCTTGTCGTTATGGCGCTTGTTAGCTTTTATGAATTTTTGCGCATTTATGATTTCAAGCCCGCTTCGCCGGAAGCTGTGCTCGGATTTCTCATTGTGCTTGCGTACACGGTGCCATGGCAGGCAATTTCCGGCCTTCCGCCTGTTTCCATGGAAAAACTGTTGTGGCTTGCGTTTGCCGCGATTTTGCTTTTGCCGGTGATGACGAAAAATAAAGTCAATTTGCCCCGCGCGTCGCTCATATTTACCGGCACTGTTTACATAGGCTTTGGATTTCATTATATGGTCGCGACCCGGGCGCTTGACGACGGGCTGTTTTGGTCGCTGCTAATGTTTGTTTGCATTTGGGCGACCGACTCGGGGGCTTATTTTACCGGATGGGCGATCGGCAAACATTTGTTGTGGCCTGCAATCAGCCCCAAAAAAACGGTTGAAGGCGCCTTGGGCGGTCTGGCGCTGTCCGTCGCCGCGGCGATCGGCTTTTCCCTTTACGCGCCGCAGTTGTTGAGTTTGTCTCATGCCGTATCGCTGGGCATATTGATTTCGCTGTTCAGCCAATTCGGCGATTTCGTCGAATCCGCGCTAAAGCGCGCGCAAAACGTGAAAGACTCCGGCGCCATTTTACCCGGACACGGCGGCGTGCTGGACCGCGTGGACAGCTGGCTGTTCGTCTTTCCGCTCGTTCACGCCATATCCGCAATCGGCTTTTTATAA
- the frr gene encoding ribosome recycling factor: MPNAIIKQAEERMEKALQALKKELSSLRAGRANPALLDRVHVDYYGTPTPINQLATIGTPDPRTLTIQPWDKSALGDIEKAILKSDLGLTPSNDGSLIRISLPMLTAERRAELVKLTKKLGEEAKVAIRNIRRDANDDIKKLEKTTISEDESRRHQEDIQKKTDKYILEVDKTLAQKEKEIMEV; the protein is encoded by the coding sequence ATGCCAAACGCGATCATCAAACAAGCGGAAGAACGAATGGAAAAAGCGCTGCAAGCGCTAAAAAAAGAACTGTCATCTTTGCGGGCGGGCCGGGCGAATCCCGCCTTGCTTGACCGGGTCCATGTCGATTACTACGGTACGCCTACGCCCATTAACCAATTGGCGACAATCGGCACGCCCGACCCGCGCACGTTGACGATTCAACCGTGGGATAAATCCGCCCTGGGCGATATCGAAAAAGCGATCCTCAAATCCGATCTTGGCTTAACGCCGTCCAATGACGGCAGCTTAATCCGCATCAGTCTTCCGATGCTGACGGCGGAAAGGCGCGCCGAACTGGTCAAATTGACGAAAAAGCTCGGAGAGGAAGCAAAGGTGGCGATCCGCAACATTCGCCGCGACGCCAACGACGACATCAAAAAACTGGAGAAAACAACGATATCCGAAGATGAGTCGCGCCGGCATCAAGAGGATATCCAGAAGAAAACCGACAAATATATATTGGAAGTGGATAAAACGTTGGCGCAAAAAGAAAAAGAAATTATGGAAGTGTAA
- a CDS encoding 1-deoxy-D-xylulose-5-phosphate reductoisomerase: MRNAAKRIAILGSTGSIGTQALEVISRYPERFAVEGLAAGRNTALLAEQIKRFSPKKVAVADKWAADELRTMISPSVQVYYGAAGLVEVAAGTNADFVIAALVGSLGLESALAAIRAGKHIGLANKETLVCAGHLVTEFAARHQVMLLPIDSEHSAIFQCLNGERRSCIRRIILTASGGAFRDKTREQLKHAKVADALRHPNWSMGAKVTIDSATMANKGLEVMEAHWLFSLPYEQIDVLMHPESIVHSLVEFADTSVVAQLGVPDMRLPIQYALSYPDRFPASVKRLDLAKLGALHFYEPDFKRYPCLHMAYICGKTGGTMPAVYNAANEVAVQRFLAGEISFLHIEAVIEKTLERHRAKPAPDLAEILAADHWARTVAAKV, encoded by the coding sequence ATGCGAAACGCAGCGAAACGCATCGCGATATTGGGTTCCACCGGCTCGATCGGCACACAAGCATTGGAAGTTATTTCCCGGTATCCGGAACGCTTTGCCGTGGAAGGGTTGGCCGCCGGCCGCAATACTGCCCTTCTCGCTGAACAAATCAAGCGGTTTTCTCCGAAAAAGGTGGCGGTTGCCGACAAATGGGCGGCGGACGAACTGCGGACCATGATTTCCCCATCGGTGCAAGTATATTACGGCGCCGCGGGCTTGGTGGAAGTCGCCGCCGGAACGAACGCCGATTTCGTCATCGCCGCGCTGGTCGGCAGCCTTGGTTTGGAGTCCGCGCTCGCGGCAATCCGCGCAGGCAAGCATATCGGGCTGGCCAATAAAGAGACGTTGGTCTGCGCCGGCCATCTTGTCACCGAATTTGCCGCCCGGCATCAGGTGATGCTGCTGCCGATCGACAGTGAACATTCGGCCATCTTTCAATGCTTAAACGGCGAACGCCGCTCGTGTATCAGGCGCATCATCCTGACCGCATCCGGCGGAGCGTTTCGCGACAAAACGCGGGAACAACTCAAGCACGCCAAAGTTGCGGACGCGCTGCGCCATCCCAATTGGTCGATGGGCGCAAAAGTGACGATCGATTCGGCGACTATGGCGAATAAGGGCCTGGAAGTCATGGAAGCGCACTGGCTGTTTTCTCTTCCATACGAGCAAATCGACGTGCTCATGCACCCGGAAAGCATCGTCCACTCGCTGGTTGAATTTGCCGACACCAGCGTCGTTGCGCAATTGGGCGTTCCCGATATGCGCTTGCCGATCCAGTATGCGCTCTCCTACCCGGATCGCTTCCCCGCATCGGTCAAGCGCCTTGACTTGGCCAAACTGGGCGCACTGCATTTTTACGAGCCCGATTTCAAACGCTATCCCTGTTTGCATATGGCCTATATTTGCGGGAAAACAGGCGGGACGATGCCGGCCGTCTACAATGCGGCCAACGAAGTTGCCGTGCAACGTTTCTTGGCAGGCGAAATAAGCTTTTTGCATATCGAAGCGGTAATCGAAAAGACGCTGGAGCGGCATAGGGCCAAGCCTGCGCCGGATCTTGCGGAAATTTTGGCGGCGGACCATTGGGCCCGGACCGTTGCGGCAAAAGTATAA
- a CDS encoding isoprenyl transferase: MGQFWTKFGKAKEHGSIPAAIDRNHIPQHVAIIMDGNGRWAQKRGLPRIAGHHNGMKTIKKVTIAANDLGVKVLTLFAFSTENWKRPKDEVDFLMKLPQEFLLIELDELIAKNVQIRMMGWKEELPPHTLSAVEEAIKRTAHNTGLILNFALNYGSRRELVESMKGLAIAVKNGRLDPADITEETINHYLQTDELSDPDLIIRTSGEQRISNFMLWQAAYSELWFTDVYWPEFTEQEFYQAIMDYQSRCRRFGGL; the protein is encoded by the coding sequence ATGGGACAATTTTGGACCAAATTCGGCAAAGCCAAAGAGCATGGCAGCATCCCGGCGGCGATTGACCGCAATCACATTCCGCAACATGTCGCCATCATTATGGACGGCAACGGAAGATGGGCGCAGAAGCGCGGCCTGCCGCGCATAGCCGGTCATCACAACGGCATGAAAACAATCAAGAAAGTCACGATTGCCGCCAACGATCTGGGTGTGAAAGTGCTTACTTTGTTTGCTTTTTCCACCGAAAACTGGAAACGCCCCAAAGACGAAGTCGATTTTTTGATGAAACTCCCGCAGGAATTTTTGTTAATCGAACTGGATGAGCTAATCGCGAAAAATGTGCAAATCCGGATGATGGGGTGGAAAGAAGAACTGCCCCCGCACACGTTATCAGCCGTCGAAGAGGCGATTAAACGTACAGCTCACAATACCGGTCTGATTCTGAATTTTGCTCTGAACTATGGTAGCCGCAGGGAATTGGTCGAAAGTATGAAAGGTTTGGCGATTGCGGTGAAGAATGGCCGGCTGGATCCGGCGGATATCACGGAAGAGACGATTAACCACTACTTGCAAACGGATGAATTGAGCGATCCGGATCTGATCATTCGTACCAGCGGAGAACAGCGCATCAGCAATTTTATGCTGTGGCAGGCCGCCTATTCGGAGCTTTGGTTTACGGATGTTTATTGGCCGGAATTCACCGAGCAGGAATTTTACCAAGCGATCATGGACTATCAAAGCCGCTGCAGAAGATTTGGCGGATTGTAG